Proteins encoded within one genomic window of Acinetobacter sp. YWS30-1:
- the nrdR gene encoding transcriptional regulator NrdR, whose translation MHCPFCNTPDSKVIDSRLAAEGCQIRRRRECVSCNERFTTFESYEVVMPRVIKSDGKNEPFDEAKLRRSLMHALQKRPVTQEQIETVLSDIQLQIRRLGERDVKSRTIGEIVMQSLFALDHVAYVRFASVYQDFQDVEAFRRQIEQMQQRGEFQE comes from the coding sequence ATGCATTGCCCATTTTGCAATACACCAGACAGTAAAGTGATTGATTCACGCCTGGCCGCTGAAGGTTGCCAGATTCGCCGCCGTCGTGAATGCGTCAGTTGTAATGAACGCTTTACCACCTTTGAAAGTTATGAAGTGGTGATGCCGCGTGTCATCAAATCTGATGGCAAGAATGAACCCTTTGATGAAGCCAAATTACGCCGTTCCCTGATGCATGCCTTGCAGAAACGTCCTGTGACGCAAGAACAGATTGAAACGGTGCTCAGTGATATCCAGTTGCAGATTCGCCGTCTGGGTGAGCGTGATGTGAAATCACGTACTATTGGTGAAATTGTCATGCAATCTCTATTCGCACTTGATCATGTGGCTTATGTCCGTTTTGCTTCGGTGTATCAGGATTTCCAGGATGTCGAAGCCTTTCGTCGTCAGATTGAACAGATGCAGCAACGTGGTGAGTTTCAAGAATAA
- a CDS encoding DNA polymerase III subunit chi, with protein sequence MAKVSFYLFKKSPERQVDSTCRLCRKILRQPERIWLLCADPALQQELDEKLWNFDPASFIPHGIDQPDATVCISAQLPEQPGWIIFNFNPEALEPDAKFSHIIEIIENNEPAKQLGREKYKQYRRFGIQPNTFKL encoded by the coding sequence ATGGCTAAGGTCAGCTTTTATTTATTTAAAAAAAGCCCTGAACGACAAGTGGACAGCACTTGTCGTTTATGCCGTAAAATTTTGCGTCAGCCAGAGCGTATCTGGCTGCTGTGTGCCGATCCTGCCTTACAGCAGGAACTGGATGAAAAGCTATGGAACTTTGATCCTGCCAGCTTTATTCCGCATGGAATCGATCAGCCAGATGCGACCGTTTGTATATCGGCTCAATTACCAGAGCAGCCTGGCTGGATTATTTTTAATTTTAATCCGGAAGCACTTGAACCTGATGCGAAATTTAGTCACATTATTGAGATTATTGAAAACAATGAACCGGCTAAACAGCTGGGACGTGAGAAATATAAACAATATCGTCGCTTTGGCATTCAGCCAAATACCTTTAAGCTCTAA
- the glnK gene encoding P-II family nitrogen regulator, with protein sequence MKLVTAIVKPFKLDDVREALSEIGVQGITVTEVKGFGRQKGHTELYRGAEYVVDFLPKVKIEIAISDEMVDSVIESITRVASTGKIGDGKIFVTNLEQVIRIRTGETGADAV encoded by the coding sequence ATGAAGCTCGTAACTGCAATTGTAAAACCTTTCAAATTGGATGATGTGCGTGAAGCATTATCTGAAATTGGTGTTCAAGGCATCACTGTGACTGAAGTCAAAGGCTTTGGTCGTCAAAAAGGCCATACTGAACTTTATCGTGGTGCTGAATACGTTGTAGATTTCCTACCGAAAGTCAAAATTGAAATCGCAATCAGCGACGAAATGGTTGATTCGGTAATTGAATCAATTACTCGTGTTGCAAGCACTGGAAAAATCGGTGACGGAAAAATTTTCGTAACTAACTTAGAACAAGTCATCCGTATTCGTACCGGTGAAACAGGTGCAGACGCTGTTTAA
- a CDS encoding VTT domain-containing protein, with protein sequence MLDFLLHLEQSLPLLLEQYGVWIYAILFLVIFAETGSPFFFFLPGDSLLIAVGALCSSSDLITLHSMGLLLLIASILGYTVNYYSGRVLGLKYFNEHSRFFKPEYMVKTNHYFMKHGGKTILIARFIPFVRSFGPFAAGSGHMSFATFSFYNVTGGILWISTLLGAGYLLGNTAFLLADLF encoded by the coding sequence ATGCTCGATTTTTTACTTCATCTTGAACAGTCTTTACCTCTATTGCTGGAGCAGTATGGGGTGTGGATCTATGCAATTTTGTTCCTGGTGATTTTTGCGGAAACAGGTTCGCCATTTTTTTTCTTTTTGCCCGGTGACAGTCTGTTGATTGCCGTCGGTGCGCTGTGTTCCAGCTCCGATCTGATTACCTTACACTCCATGGGTTTATTGCTGCTGATTGCTTCGATTCTGGGTTATACCGTGAATTATTATTCAGGCAGGGTGCTCGGATTAAAATATTTCAATGAGCATTCACGGTTTTTCAAACCCGAATATATGGTCAAAACCAATCATTATTTTATGAAACATGGCGGCAAGACGATCTTAATTGCGCGTTTTATTCCCTTTGTACGTTCCTTCGGTCCTTTTGCGGCAGGTTCTGGCCATATGAGCTTTGCAACTTTCAGTTTTTATAATGTGACTGGGGGAATTCTCTGGATTAGCACTCTGCTAGGGGCTGGCTATCTGCTTGGCAATACCGCATTTTTACTGGCTGACTTGTTTTAA
- a CDS encoding TorF family putative porin: MKSTLKVLSLALLGAASSFTFAEEPAAEHTVSGNISVLSSYNLRGITNTPENKGATLQGGLDYNHASGFYAGWWGSTLDYGDDLPNAFENDFYAGYNGSINEDWGYTAGLTYYYYYDIGNTGSNGFETMLGLTYKDFGVTAQTLLEDLDWGNAGDTYLKGTYSYALPKDFSLDTALGLYIYAKDGDIKGTENSFGFRHFDIGLSKPLADTGITASMNYIFGGYNRFEDKQKNKVVLGLGYSF, encoded by the coding sequence ATGAAATCAACATTAAAAGTATTATCTCTTGCTTTATTGGGCGCTGCATCTTCTTTTACTTTTGCTGAGGAACCGGCTGCTGAACATACGGTATCTGGAAATATCAGCGTACTTTCAAGCTATAACCTGCGTGGTATTACCAATACGCCAGAAAATAAGGGCGCTACTTTACAGGGGGGGCTGGACTACAATCATGCTTCTGGTTTCTATGCAGGCTGGTGGGGTTCGACATTAGACTATGGTGATGATTTGCCCAATGCCTTTGAAAATGATTTTTATGCGGGCTATAACGGTTCAATCAATGAAGACTGGGGTTATACAGCGGGTTTAACTTATTATTACTATTATGATATTGGCAATACAGGCTCAAATGGTTTTGAAACCATGCTGGGTCTGACGTACAAAGATTTTGGTGTGACTGCTCAAACATTGCTTGAAGATCTTGATTGGGGTAATGCAGGGGATACCTATCTAAAAGGCACCTATAGCTATGCACTGCCAAAAGATTTTAGTCTGGATACTGCACTTGGCCTATATATTTATGCCAAAGATGGCGACATAAAAGGAACAGAAAACAGTTTCGGTTTCCGTCATTTCGATATCGGTCTAAGCAAGCCACTTGCTGATACAGGCATCACCGCCAGCATGAATTATATTTTTGGTGGTTATAACCGTTTTGAAGATAAACAGAAAAATAAAGTGGTATTAGGACTAGGCTACAGCTTCTAA
- a CDS encoding ammonium transporter, with translation MKKMLMAFGLSSALLGGSVAWAEEAVTAPTPTEEVALVAETGDTSLTTTDTTTAEIAEVAPAEPAAPAEEEATLDTGDTAWILTSTALVLLMTIPGLALFYGGMVRKKNVLATMAHSFVAAAVVSIAWVVIGYTLAFGEGNAFIGSLDKLMLAGITTDALSGTIPEILFVIFQMTFAIITVAIISGSIAERMKFGAFVAFIALWVILVYAPITHWVWGGGWLGNDGALDFAGGTVVHINSGVAGLVAAYMLGKRMGLGRESMAPHNLTLTVVGASLLWVGWFGFNGGSALGANGSAGYALIVTQVAAAAAAISWLITEKVVRGKASVLGGASGAVAGLVVITPAAGFVTVGGALAMGLIGGVVCFWGITALKRTLKADDSLDAFGLHGVGGIVGAILTAFFASEFIMGDAAPANVMSQLWVQVEGVLATIAYSAVLTFVILKVIDLIIGIRVSSDDERMGLDLSQHGERVE, from the coding sequence ATGAAAAAAATGCTAATGGCGTTCGGCTTGTCCAGCGCTCTTTTAGGTGGTTCTGTTGCGTGGGCTGAAGAGGCCGTAACAGCACCAACACCTACTGAAGAAGTCGCACTCGTTGCAGAGACTGGCGATACTTCACTTACAACAACAGACACAACTACAGCAGAGATTGCTGAAGTGGCGCCAGCGGAACCAGCAGCGCCTGCAGAAGAAGAAGCTACTCTCGATACTGGCGATACAGCCTGGATTCTCACTTCAACAGCTCTTGTATTACTGATGACCATTCCAGGTTTAGCCCTGTTCTATGGCGGTATGGTCCGTAAGAAAAATGTGCTGGCAACAATGGCACACAGCTTTGTTGCTGCAGCCGTAGTCAGTATTGCCTGGGTCGTGATTGGCTATACATTGGCCTTTGGTGAAGGAAATGCCTTTATCGGCAGTCTGGACAAGCTCATGCTGGCTGGAATAACCACCGATGCGCTTTCAGGCACGATTCCTGAAATCCTGTTCGTGATCTTCCAAATGACGTTTGCCATCATTACGGTTGCCATCATCAGCGGTTCAATTGCGGAACGTATGAAGTTTGGTGCTTTTGTGGCATTCATTGCACTTTGGGTGATTCTGGTGTATGCACCAATTACTCACTGGGTCTGGGGCGGCGGCTGGTTAGGCAACGACGGTGCGCTTGACTTTGCTGGTGGTACAGTCGTTCACATCAACTCAGGTGTAGCGGGTCTGGTTGCAGCCTACATGCTTGGTAAACGTATGGGTCTTGGCCGTGAATCAATGGCGCCACATAACCTGACTTTAACTGTAGTCGGTGCAAGCTTACTTTGGGTAGGCTGGTTCGGCTTCAACGGTGGTTCAGCATTGGGTGCAAATGGTTCTGCAGGTTATGCGCTGATCGTAACTCAAGTTGCAGCAGCGGCAGCAGCGATCTCTTGGTTAATTACTGAAAAAGTAGTACGTGGTAAAGCATCTGTATTAGGTGGGGCTTCTGGTGCGGTAGCAGGTCTGGTGGTAATTACTCCAGCAGCTGGTTTTGTCACTGTCGGTGGTGCGCTGGCAATGGGTCTGATCGGTGGTGTGGTATGTTTCTGGGGTATTACTGCTCTGAAACGTACACTGAAAGCTGATGATTCTCTGGATGCCTTTGGCCTGCACGGTGTGGGTGGTATCGTTGGTGCGATTCTGACAGCATTCTTCGCAAGCGAATTCATCATGGGTGATGCTGCTCCAGCAAATGTAATGAGCCAACTTTGGGTTCAAGTTGAAGGTGTACTTGCAACCATCGCTTACTCTGCAGTATTAACTTTCGTGATTCTTAAAGTGATTGATCTGATCATCGGTATCCGTGTTTCTTCTGATGATGAACGCATGGGTCTGGACTTGAGTCAACATGGCGAACGCGTAGAATAA
- a CDS encoding accessory factor UbiK family protein yields MIETLLQAILQQVEQPKKDLEHNLRALLNEAVSKMDLVSKEELERQRTALNNANQRLNVLLKQVEELEEKVSIKK; encoded by the coding sequence ATGATTGAAACCCTGTTACAAGCAATTTTGCAGCAAGTTGAACAGCCTAAAAAGGACCTGGAGCACAATCTGCGTGCCCTGCTCAATGAAGCCGTCAGTAAAATGGATTTAGTGTCTAAAGAAGAGCTCGAACGTCAACGCACTGCCCTAAATAATGCCAATCAGCGTTTAAATGTTTTACTAAAACAAGTCGAAGAGCTAGAAGAAAAAGTCTCGATTAAAAAATAA
- a CDS encoding DNA adenine methylase — translation MNSESTVYHKRRHAARTTDEYLFHQLVPYLGNKRRLLHLILEALESTGTLKREDGRAPIFADFFAGSGVVSRLARQNGYRVIANDWEPYSHALNHAVLACTEAPAFKELGGYQKAIDYLNRLPEVKGWVTHNLCPRNDEIYDPTRDRLFFKRRNGMRIDAIRQQIATWQAQGAIDDVEMSALLAPLLYSASFVSNTSGVFKSFHHGWGGKTQTALERIESLLWLTPSRFCEDAKHQGPAAEMWCVDAQHLANQMSGFEVDVAYLDPPYNQHAYSSNYHVLNALTLWDQVDLPTPDTKGFKSGIDRAWRKERPSQYNSSKHAKEAYETLLATINARFILTSYSTDGNISATDLLQANLKRGRVTLLTQDVPRYRVSKQRQSERARVLEFIVITDTHAKSGPPIRQLLSQLHHYAELGGVDTTGVSTQLALW, via the coding sequence ATGAATTCAGAGTCTACGGTTTACCACAAACGTCGCCATGCGGCACGTACCACAGATGAATATCTTTTCCATCAGTTGGTTCCTTATTTGGGGAACAAACGCCGTTTACTACATTTAATTCTGGAAGCACTTGAGAGCACGGGAACCTTAAAACGCGAAGATGGCCGTGCGCCGATATTTGCCGATTTTTTTGCAGGTTCCGGGGTGGTTTCACGTCTGGCCCGTCAGAATGGCTATCGGGTGATTGCCAATGACTGGGAACCCTATAGTCATGCACTCAATCATGCAGTTTTAGCTTGTACTGAAGCACCTGCCTTTAAAGAGCTCGGTGGCTATCAGAAAGCGATTGATTATCTGAACCGTTTGCCTGAAGTTAAAGGCTGGGTGACACATAACCTGTGTCCGCGTAATGATGAGATTTATGATCCGACCCGAGACCGTTTGTTCTTCAAACGCCGTAACGGCATGCGTATCGATGCCATCCGTCAGCAGATTGCGACCTGGCAGGCTCAAGGTGCGATTGATGACGTGGAAATGAGTGCTTTGCTGGCACCGCTGCTCTATTCAGCCAGTTTTGTCAGCAATACCTCAGGTGTATTTAAAAGTTTCCATCATGGTTGGGGCGGTAAAACCCAGACTGCACTAGAACGCATTGAATCACTACTTTGGTTAACGCCAAGCCGTTTCTGTGAAGATGCTAAGCATCAAGGACCTGCCGCAGAAATGTGGTGTGTGGATGCCCAACACTTAGCCAATCAGATGAGTGGTTTTGAAGTCGATGTGGCTTATCTGGATCCACCGTATAACCAGCATGCCTATAGTAGTAACTATCATGTACTCAATGCTTTAACGCTGTGGGATCAGGTGGATTTACCGACTCCAGACACTAAAGGCTTCAAGAGCGGGATTGACCGTGCATGGCGTAAAGAACGTCCAAGTCAGTACAACTCATCCAAGCATGCCAAAGAAGCCTATGAAACTTTGTTGGCGACCATTAATGCGCGTTTTATCCTGACCAGTTATTCAACCGATGGTAATATCAGTGCCACAGATTTGCTGCAGGCCAACCTGAAACGTGGCCGTGTAACCTTGCTCACTCAGGATGTGCCACGTTATCGTGTCAGTAAGCAGCGCCAGTCTGAACGTGCACGCGTATTGGAATTTATTGTAATTACCGACACGCATGCCAAGTCAGGTCCACCAATTCGTCAGTTACTGAGCCAGTTGCATCATTATGCTGAGCTGGGCGGTGTGGATACGACCGGCGTGAGCACCCAATTGGCCTTGTGGTAA
- a CDS encoding leucyl aminopeptidase produces the protein MNLTINTSFPENGSSQSLLILVDSEQIQSAASTYQINSLDTLIEASQFKAGLAESLSLIGQVSQSQHATLIGLGKTAELQAGKLAKIAQAIIKASQKKFKQISVDLTQLPQELHYLFALALTQASYGYDEYKSKKNEFILQQIDFIAAETPLTAEQLQLIQAIQTGQNLARDLGNRPGNICFPEYLAEQAQALAAQYPDLLKVTVLNEQQMADLGMGAFLAVSKGSDRPGRIITIEYLAHREEAPVVLLGKGITFDTGGISLKPGAGMDEMKYDMCGAASVLGTLRALCESRLPIHVVGAIAAAENMPSGKATRPGDIVTTMSGQTVEILNTDAEGRLVLCDALTYVKRFNPALVIDIATLTGACVVALGSVLTGMFTPDNELAAELETAGQNAFDRVWRMPVLDDYQEQLDSPFADIANIGGPKAGSVTAACFLQRFTRDYRWAHLDIAGTAWNSGPNKGATGRPVPLLMQFLANRVQKHG, from the coding sequence ATGAACCTTACAATTAATACGTCATTCCCAGAGAATGGATCAAGTCAATCTTTGTTGATTTTAGTCGACTCAGAACAGATTCAGAGCGCTGCATCAACATACCAAATCAACAGCCTAGATACATTAATTGAAGCCTCCCAATTCAAGGCCGGTCTAGCAGAAAGTTTAAGCCTGATTGGACAGGTCAGCCAGTCTCAGCATGCCACCCTGATCGGCCTCGGCAAGACTGCCGAATTACAAGCGGGAAAACTGGCGAAAATTGCCCAGGCCATTATTAAAGCCTCTCAAAAAAAATTCAAACAGATTTCTGTTGATCTGACACAACTTCCACAAGAATTGCACTATCTGTTTGCATTGGCTTTAACTCAAGCCAGCTACGGCTATGACGAATACAAGTCAAAAAAGAACGAATTTATTCTGCAGCAGATTGATTTCATCGCTGCCGAAACTCCGCTAACAGCTGAACAGTTGCAATTGATTCAGGCCATTCAGACTGGTCAGAATCTGGCGCGTGATCTGGGTAATCGTCCTGGCAATATTTGTTTCCCAGAATATCTGGCAGAACAGGCGCAAGCGCTGGCGGCTCAATATCCGGACCTGCTTAAAGTAACTGTACTTAATGAACAGCAAATGGCTGACCTTGGTATGGGTGCCTTCCTTGCAGTTAGCAAAGGTTCAGACCGTCCAGGCCGTATTATTACAATTGAATATCTGGCTCATCGTGAAGAAGCACCAGTTGTATTACTGGGTAAAGGCATTACTTTTGATACCGGCGGTATTTCATTAAAACCAGGCGCTGGCATGGATGAAATGAAATACGATATGTGCGGTGCAGCTTCAGTTCTGGGCACGCTTCGTGCACTATGCGAATCTCGTTTACCAATTCATGTGGTAGGTGCGATTGCTGCAGCGGAAAATATGCCATCGGGCAAAGCCACCCGTCCAGGTGACATCGTAACCACCATGAGTGGTCAAACTGTTGAAATTTTAAATACTGATGCTGAAGGCCGTCTGGTACTCTGTGATGCGCTAACTTATGTGAAACGCTTCAACCCTGCCCTGGTGATTGATATTGCAACTCTAACCGGTGCTTGTGTAGTGGCCTTAGGTTCAGTCTTGACCGGTATGTTTACGCCAGACAATGAGCTGGCTGCAGAGCTTGAAACCGCCGGCCAAAATGCATTTGACCGTGTATGGCGCATGCCAGTACTGGACGACTATCAGGAACAACTGGATTCACCATTTGCTGATATTGCCAATATTGGTGGCCCTAAAGCTGGTTCTGTAACAGCCGCATGCTTCCTGCAACGTTTTACACGTGACTATCGCTGGGCTCACTTGGATATTGCAGGTACTGCATGGAATTCAGGTCCAAATAAAGGCGCAACTGGCCGTCCAGTACCTCTATTAATGCAATTCCTGGCTAATCGCGTCCAAAAGCATGGCTAA
- a CDS encoding YifB family Mg chelatase-like AAA ATPase — protein MSFAKIYTRGLLGLHAPLIEVEVHVSSGMPSLTIVGLPEAAVRESKDRVRSAILNSGFQFPTKRLTINLAPADLPKDGSRLDLPIALGILVASGQLPENCTDDLEFIGELALDGQLRPVTGILSIAIACQQAQHQLILPSPNAQEASQLPDFQVFAANHLQEVCAHLAQAETLPPFKTSPLDQHSFYKFDLADVKGQLRPRRALEIAAAGGHSLLFRGPPGTGKTLLASRLASILPPLNTQENLEVASIYSIANANHPFGQRPFRAPHHTASAIALVGGGSHPKPGEITLAHLGVLFLDELPEFDRKVLEVLRQPLESKEIVISRASRQITFPANFQLVAAMNPCPCGYAFNQDSRCQCSPESIKRYQNRISGPLLDRIDLHIDVPPLQAQELQDNKPVENSETVRQRVITAYNIQIERQNALNMSLSPKQLEQYAPLDPPAQKMIELAQQKLNLSARGYHRILRVARTIADLNQSPDIQTGHLSEALSYRGQQQI, from the coding sequence ATGTCTTTTGCCAAAATTTATACGCGAGGCCTATTAGGCCTGCATGCACCTTTAATTGAAGTCGAAGTTCATGTCAGTTCTGGCATGCCTTCCCTCACCATTGTGGGGCTTCCTGAAGCCGCAGTCAGGGAAAGTAAGGATCGGGTTCGATCAGCTATTCTGAATAGCGGCTTTCAGTTTCCGACCAAACGCCTGACCATTAATCTGGCACCTGCCGATCTACCTAAAGATGGCTCACGTTTGGACTTGCCGATTGCGCTAGGAATTTTAGTGGCCTCAGGGCAGCTTCCAGAAAATTGCACAGATGACCTTGAATTTATTGGTGAACTGGCCCTAGATGGTCAATTGCGGCCTGTAACAGGAATCCTGAGTATTGCAATCGCCTGCCAGCAGGCACAGCATCAACTGATCTTGCCTAGTCCGAATGCTCAGGAAGCCTCTCAGCTTCCGGATTTTCAGGTATTTGCTGCCAATCATTTACAGGAAGTCTGTGCACATCTGGCTCAAGCAGAAACCTTGCCCCCGTTTAAGACCAGTCCATTAGATCAGCACTCTTTTTATAAATTTGATCTTGCGGATGTGAAAGGACAATTGCGACCACGACGTGCCTTGGAAATTGCAGCTGCAGGTGGCCATTCCCTGCTGTTCCGCGGCCCACCTGGTACAGGTAAAACCTTATTAGCATCGCGCCTCGCCAGTATTTTACCTCCCTTAAATACTCAGGAAAATCTGGAAGTTGCTAGTATCTATTCAATTGCCAATGCCAATCATCCCTTTGGCCAGCGGCCATTTCGGGCACCGCATCATACTGCGTCTGCCATTGCACTGGTCGGCGGTGGCTCACATCCTAAACCTGGAGAGATCACACTGGCACATTTGGGCGTTTTATTTCTAGACGAACTGCCTGAGTTTGACCGCAAGGTTTTAGAAGTATTACGTCAGCCGCTTGAGTCCAAAGAAATTGTAATCTCACGTGCTTCCCGGCAAATTACTTTTCCAGCCAATTTTCAACTGGTGGCAGCCATGAATCCTTGTCCATGCGGTTATGCATTTAATCAGGACAGCCGCTGTCAATGTTCACCTGAAAGCATCAAGCGTTATCAGAACCGGATTTCTGGCCCATTACTGGATCGGATTGACCTGCATATTGACGTACCACCTTTACAGGCACAGGAATTACAGGACAATAAACCTGTCGAAAACTCTGAAACGGTCAGACAGCGCGTGATCACCGCCTATAATATTCAGATCGAACGGCAAAATGCCTTGAACATGAGTCTTAGTCCAAAGCAACTAGAACAATACGCCCCTCTCGATCCACCAGCTCAGAAAATGATTGAACTGGCTCAGCAGAAACTGAATTTGTCAGCACGAGGCTATCATCGGATTTTGCGTGTTGCCCGAACCATTGCCGATCTTAACCAAAGTCCAGATATTCAGACTGGGCACTTATCGGAAGCCTTGTCTTATCGCGGGCAGCAGCAGATTTAG
- a CDS encoding riboflavin synthase has protein sequence MFTGIIESLGKVESLQSVGGDVRLRIQTDLDMSDVHLGDSIATNGICLTVIDWGENWYAADVSRESLDRTTLANWKVGQPVNVEKAMLPTTRFGGHIVSGHVDAVGEITVVRSDARSIYFEVTAPKEIAKYLAEKGSITVDGISLTINHLRGNILSLNLIPHTAERTNISTWKLGTKVNLEVDVLARYIERLLLGDKAAETTEQSKISMEFLAENGFLK, from the coding sequence ATGTTTACAGGTATTATTGAAAGTCTGGGCAAGGTCGAGAGCTTGCAAAGCGTTGGCGGTGATGTACGCTTACGCATCCAGACGGATCTGGATATGTCCGATGTACATCTGGGTGACTCGATTGCCACCAATGGCATCTGTCTGACCGTAATTGACTGGGGTGAGAACTGGTATGCTGCAGACGTATCACGTGAAAGCCTGGACCGGACTACACTGGCTAACTGGAAAGTCGGCCAACCTGTAAATGTCGAAAAGGCAATGCTGCCAACTACACGCTTTGGCGGACATATTGTCTCTGGTCATGTCGATGCGGTTGGTGAAATTACAGTAGTACGTTCCGATGCCCGTTCCATTTATTTTGAAGTGACTGCACCAAAAGAAATTGCCAAATATTTGGCAGAGAAGGGCTCTATAACAGTAGATGGTATCAGCCTGACCATTAACCACTTGCGTGGTAACATCCTTAGTCTGAATCTGATTCCACATACAGCCGAACGTACCAATATTAGTACCTGGAAGTTAGGCACTAAAGTCAATCTGGAAGTGGATGTACTGGCGCGTTATATCGAGCGTTTATTGCTTGGTGACAAGGCCGCAGAAACTACAGAACAGTCTAAAATCAGCATGGAATTCTTAGCCGAAAATGGCTTTTTGAAATAA
- the ribD gene encoding bifunctional diaminohydroxyphosphoribosylaminopyrimidine deaminase/5-amino-6-(5-phosphoribosylamino)uracil reductase RibD, whose amino-acid sequence MTELTQDQIWMRRAIELARQGQYSTKPNPNVGCIIVKDGVVVGEGFHPKAGQPHAEVFAMRQAGEQACGATAYVTLEPCAHYGRTPPCAKGLVEAGVAKVIVACPDPNPLVAGKGVQILKDAGINVEVGICEDEAHLLNDGFLKAMATGMPYVRLKIASSLDGRTAMASGESKWITGPEARQDVQHWRAISGAVITGIETVLADDCQLNVRSLKGMNDISTVVQPKRIILDRQGRLPLNAKILENPETVMVMGPYRQELADLGVIQLEIQPLKELLQQLVQQHQIYDVLVEAGATLSTAFLQAGLVDELISYVAPTLLGQTARSMFNAEFSRMAEQLRFKLQDVTRLGDDVRFRLIPSQETL is encoded by the coding sequence ATGACTGAACTCACTCAAGATCAAATCTGGATGCGCCGTGCCATCGAACTGGCACGTCAGGGGCAGTACTCCACTAAACCGAATCCGAATGTCGGCTGTATCATTGTCAAAGATGGCGTAGTCGTGGGTGAAGGTTTCCATCCTAAAGCCGGTCAGCCTCATGCGGAAGTCTTTGCCATGCGTCAGGCGGGAGAGCAGGCATGCGGTGCAACTGCGTATGTGACGCTGGAACCTTGTGCGCATTATGGTCGTACACCGCCGTGTGCCAAAGGATTGGTTGAAGCAGGTGTGGCTAAAGTGATTGTTGCCTGTCCTGATCCAAATCCACTGGTTGCTGGTAAAGGTGTGCAGATTCTGAAAGATGCTGGTATCAACGTTGAAGTCGGCATTTGTGAAGATGAAGCGCATCTGCTGAATGATGGCTTTCTAAAAGCGATGGCGACTGGGATGCCTTATGTGCGTTTGAAAATTGCATCAAGCTTAGATGGCCGTACGGCTATGGCATCCGGTGAATCGAAATGGATTACCGGTCCTGAAGCCCGTCAGGATGTCCAGCACTGGCGTGCCATTTCTGGCGCAGTGATTACCGGGATTGAAACTGTATTGGCTGATGACTGTCAGCTCAATGTCCGTAGCCTGAAAGGTATGAATGACATCAGCACGGTAGTTCAGCCCAAACGGATTATTCTGGATCGCCAAGGCCGTTTGCCACTGAATGCCAAAATTTTGGAAAATCCAGAAACGGTAATGGTGATGGGGCCTTATCGTCAGGAGCTGGCTGATCTGGGTGTGATCCAACTCGAAATTCAGCCTTTAAAAGAATTATTACAGCAACTGGTTCAGCAGCATCAGATATATGATGTGCTGGTGGAAGCAGGTGCGACTTTATCTACTGCATTTTTACAGGCAGGGCTGGTGGATGAACTCATCAGTTATGTTGCACCGACTTTATTGGGGCAAACTGCGCGTAGTATGTTCAATGCAGAATTCAGCCGAATGGCAGAACAACTTCGATTCAAGTTGCAGGACGTGACCCGTTTGGGTGATGACGTGCGCTTCAGGTTAATTCCCTCTCAAGAGACACTATGA